In the genome of Fulvivirga maritima, one region contains:
- a CDS encoding glycosyltransferase family 4 protein gives MKIAYISTYLPRECGIGTFTHDLMRSMLQHANEKNDNEGFIVALNDHNQEYTYPSEVKLVIHQEQQADYLEAANFINLSGADICILEHEFGIFGGQSGVHILPLIHRLKIPLIVTLHTILEAPSYNEKAVLKEVCKMANHIVVMSHKAITFLSKIYQVPKEKISLIEHGVPDIHYDKVQARREFKLVEKKVLLTFGFISRNKGIETVIRALPKIIAHYPNTQYIILGKTHPNIIRQSGEEYRNFLQLLVKNLNLTNHVIFLNEFIDQKELFKYLEACDIYITPYLNEAQITSGTLSYAMGAGCAVISTPYWHASELLDNGRGRLFNFNNSDMLADILQELMDNPEQLKEIQKRSSEYGEKITWPKIGARYIQLAERIISEPLELTPKKETIVDPLLLPPFSLSHIKRLTDDTGIIQHAKFGIPNLKEGYCLDDNSRALLMVLMAYKQKKDSLALELSPIYLSYIHYMQNSDGTFRNFLSFNRNFMDEVGSEDSFGRTIWALGFLLGNAPNDAYYQTGRLIFFDAAPNFEKLKSIRSIANTMIGICYYLKTNMSDDSMTERLRKMSFILINHFDDNSTSEWKWFESLLAYDNGILPLALLHAAEILNDDKVTATALASMNFLTEVTLKDGYLSIVGNKNWYEKNGPRSTYAQQPIDALAMILMYHQAFLLTRDKDYLNKMFTCYMWFLGENDLRMSLYDFETKGCCDGFENYGVNRNQGAESSLAYLISHLTILQAYEEFYKLDE, from the coding sequence ATGAAAATTGCCTATATAAGCACTTATTTGCCACGGGAATGTGGTATAGGCACTTTCACCCACGATCTCATGCGTTCCATGCTACAACATGCCAATGAAAAAAATGATAATGAAGGTTTTATTGTAGCTTTAAATGATCATAATCAGGAGTACACCTACCCATCTGAAGTGAAACTGGTAATTCATCAGGAACAGCAGGCAGATTATCTTGAAGCGGCCAACTTCATCAACCTCAGCGGAGCTGACATATGCATATTGGAGCATGAATTTGGAATTTTTGGAGGACAAAGTGGCGTGCATATATTGCCTCTGATCCACCGTTTAAAAATTCCGCTCATTGTCACCTTGCATACTATCCTGGAAGCACCTTCTTATAATGAAAAGGCAGTATTGAAGGAAGTCTGTAAAATGGCTAATCATATAGTAGTAATGAGTCATAAGGCTATTACTTTTCTTTCCAAAATATATCAAGTTCCAAAAGAGAAAATATCATTAATAGAACATGGGGTACCTGATATCCATTATGACAAGGTTCAGGCCAGAAGAGAATTCAAACTGGTAGAAAAGAAGGTTTTATTGACTTTTGGCTTCATCAGCCGCAATAAAGGTATTGAAACCGTTATAAGAGCTTTACCAAAAATAATAGCTCACTACCCTAACACACAGTATATTATTCTGGGTAAAACCCATCCCAATATTATCAGACAATCCGGTGAAGAATATCGAAATTTTCTGCAGCTGTTAGTAAAAAATCTAAATCTTACTAATCACGTAATCTTTTTAAACGAATTTATAGATCAGAAAGAGCTCTTTAAATACCTGGAAGCCTGTGATATTTACATCACCCCCTATCTTAATGAAGCACAGATCACCAGCGGAACCCTTTCTTATGCTATGGGCGCCGGCTGTGCGGTTATCTCAACTCCTTATTGGCACGCATCTGAATTATTGGACAATGGAAGAGGCAGACTTTTCAATTTTAATAATTCCGACATGCTTGCAGATATCCTCCAGGAATTGATGGATAACCCCGAGCAATTAAAGGAAATTCAAAAAAGATCTTCGGAATATGGCGAAAAGATAACCTGGCCCAAAATTGGAGCTAGGTATATTCAACTTGCGGAAAGGATAATATCAGAACCTCTGGAATTAACCCCTAAAAAGGAAACAATTGTAGATCCTTTGCTGCTTCCGCCATTTTCTCTGTCACATATCAAACGGCTGACTGATGATACAGGAATAATACAGCACGCAAAATTCGGTATTCCTAACCTGAAAGAAGGCTACTGTCTTGACGATAATTCAAGGGCATTACTTATGGTATTAATGGCTTACAAGCAAAAAAAGGACTCGCTTGCTCTGGAGTTATCGCCTATATATCTTAGTTATATACATTATATGCAAAACAGTGATGGAACCTTCAGGAACTTCCTAAGCTTTAATCGCAATTTTATGGATGAAGTTGGGTCAGAAGATTCCTTTGGAAGAACCATCTGGGCGTTGGGCTTTTTATTGGGCAATGCCCCCAATGACGCTTATTATCAAACCGGCAGGCTCATTTTTTTTGATGCCGCCCCTAACTTTGAGAAGTTAAAATCAATCAGAAGCATTGCCAATACTATGATCGGCATTTGTTATTATCTAAAAACCAACATGTCCGATGATAGCATGACAGAAAGATTAAGGAAAATGTCCTTTATTTTAATAAATCATTTTGATGATAACAGTACTTCTGAATGGAAATGGTTTGAATCTTTATTGGCCTATGATAACGGTATATTGCCACTTGCCCTGCTTCATGCTGCAGAAATTCTCAATGATGATAAAGTAACTGCTACGGCATTAGCATCCATGAACTTTCTCACAGAGGTGACATTGAAAGATGGTTATTTATCCATTGTGGGAAACAAGAATTGGTATGAAAAAAATGGTCCAAGGTCTACCTATGCTCAACAACCTATTGATGCCCTGGCCATGATTTTAATGTATCACCAAGCCTTTCTATTGACCAGAGATAAAGACTATCTTAACAAAATGTTCACCTGCTATATGTGGTTTCTGGGAGAAAATGATTTACGGATGAGTCTTTATGATTTTGAGACCAAAGGATGCTGTGATGGTTTTGAAAACTATGGAGTAAATAGAAACCAAGGGGCGGAGAGTTCGCTAGCTTACCTGATATCACACCTTACCATATTACAAGCTTATGAGGAATTTTATAAACTTGATGAATGA
- a CDS encoding glycosyltransferase family 4 protein produces MRVAILSPIAWRTPPKNYGPWEQVASNIAEGLNARGVDVTLFATADAITTGKLQFACERPYAEDPHLDPKVGECLHISHLMEMAEQFDIIHNHFDFLPLTYSSLINTPMVTTIHGFSSQKIMPVYKKYNSSTSYISISNADRHPELSYLRTIYHGLNPKDFTFKQKKENFLLYFGRIHSDKGTHMAIEIAKQVGIPLKIAGLIQDNDYFNQYIKPHIDEHRVMFYGNADSTLRNELLSNTLALLHPIQFDEPFGLSVVEAMMSGTPVIAFNRGSMQELIINGVTGFLVNNVSEAVKAVHQLHTIASQDCYKHACSVFGLEHMIDEYMDVYKMIVNK; encoded by the coding sequence ATGAGGGTAGCAATTCTTTCACCCATAGCCTGGAGAACACCACCAAAAAACTATGGCCCTTGGGAACAGGTGGCCTCAAATATTGCAGAAGGCTTAAACGCCAGGGGAGTTGATGTAACTTTATTTGCCACCGCAGATGCTATTACCACAGGCAAATTACAATTTGCCTGTGAGAGACCCTATGCCGAAGACCCCCATCTAGACCCAAAGGTAGGGGAATGCCTACACATCAGCCATCTGATGGAAATGGCTGAACAATTCGATATTATTCATAATCATTTTGACTTTCTTCCGCTTACGTATTCCAGCCTCATAAATACTCCGATGGTTACTACCATACATGGTTTTTCTTCCCAGAAGATCATGCCTGTTTATAAGAAATATAATTCCTCTACCTCCTATATTTCCATTTCTAATGCAGACCGGCATCCTGAGCTTAGCTACTTAAGAACCATATATCATGGCCTCAACCCTAAAGATTTTACGTTTAAACAAAAGAAAGAGAATTTTCTACTCTACTTCGGAAGAATACACTCGGATAAGGGCACACATATGGCAATAGAAATAGCCAAACAAGTGGGAATACCTTTAAAAATCGCTGGCCTCATTCAGGATAATGACTACTTTAATCAATATATAAAACCACATATAGATGAACATCGGGTGATGTTTTACGGTAATGCTGATTCTACTCTCAGAAATGAATTATTATCTAACACCCTTGCACTCTTGCACCCTATTCAATTTGATGAACCTTTCGGGCTCAGTGTGGTCGAGGCTATGATGTCCGGTACGCCGGTTATTGCCTTCAACAGGGGAAGCATGCAAGAGCTCATCATTAACGGTGTAACTGGCTTTTTGGTAAACAATGTCTCAGAGGCTGTTAAGGCTGTACATCAACTACATACCATTGCTTCTCAGGATTGCTACAAGCATGCCTGCTCAGTGTTTGGTCTGGAACATATGATTGATGAGTACATGGACGTCTATAAGATGATTGTAAATAAATAG
- a CDS encoding glycoside hydrolase family 130 protein, with translation MRVSVIRKNIKFMPDPSRVVARYFMNGDERTIKLINNIMIMSDTEVYFILEQTLREFASRHRNISKVFFKHCHNLKGLIEHMGISFNELSDERKMLIGSYTTMEYSIESAAFFNPSMVEDFDQSYLNDGEKRVIISFRATGEGHLSSIVFRRGILDKNNDLQIMKTGSHIDKAEIIHKKLYNKKRFIRKLEEMQIPYRYSKSIMQDLPDRFEYFALHEAVSKLLKDHELSTDRRLALQEVTWLADSFYDVQFTHDSDITERVIFPLSMAESKGIEDARFVKFTDDDNSEKVYATYTAYNGHTILPKLLSTEDFYTFRVMPLHGDGAQNKNLAMFPRKIKGKFVMLARIDGVNNYLMYSDRSTVWNDPIIIQSPKFPWEFTQMGNCGSPIYTKEGWLVISHGVGPMRRYCIGASLFDLDDPSKEIGRLKEPLLSPNEDEREGYVPNVVYSCGSLIHNNNLILPYAVSDYSSTYGVVDMEELLTVLKS, from the coding sequence ATGAGAGTATCAGTAATTCGTAAAAACATTAAATTCATGCCAGATCCGAGCAGGGTGGTGGCTCGTTATTTTATGAATGGTGATGAGCGCACTATAAAACTCATTAACAATATCATGATAATGAGTGATACAGAAGTGTATTTTATACTGGAGCAAACTTTAAGGGAATTTGCCAGCCGGCACAGAAACATAAGTAAGGTTTTTTTTAAACATTGCCATAATTTAAAAGGCCTTATTGAACATATGGGGATTTCTTTTAATGAGTTGTCTGATGAAAGAAAGATGCTCATTGGCTCTTACACTACCATGGAATATTCTATTGAATCGGCAGCTTTCTTCAATCCTTCTATGGTAGAGGACTTTGATCAATCGTACCTTAATGATGGGGAAAAGAGGGTAATAATATCTTTTAGAGCTACGGGTGAAGGCCACCTTTCTTCAATTGTTTTCAGAAGGGGAATACTTGACAAGAATAATGATCTGCAAATTATGAAAACCGGAAGCCATATAGACAAGGCTGAGATCATTCATAAAAAGCTATATAATAAAAAGCGATTTATCAGGAAGCTAGAGGAAATGCAGATTCCCTATAGATATTCCAAAAGTATTATGCAAGATTTGCCTGATAGATTTGAATATTTCGCTCTTCATGAGGCGGTTAGTAAATTATTGAAGGACCATGAGCTCAGTACTGATAGAAGATTGGCATTACAAGAAGTTACGTGGTTAGCTGATTCTTTTTATGATGTTCAGTTTACGCATGACTCAGATATAACTGAAAGGGTTATTTTTCCACTATCAATGGCTGAAAGTAAAGGTATAGAAGATGCGCGTTTTGTGAAATTCACGGATGACGATAATTCTGAAAAGGTCTATGCTACCTATACCGCGTATAATGGACATACTATTCTTCCCAAGCTCCTTTCCACTGAAGATTTTTATACCTTCCGAGTCATGCCGTTACATGGTGATGGTGCTCAAAATAAAAATCTAGCAATGTTTCCAAGAAAAATAAAGGGGAAATTTGTTATGCTGGCCCGTATAGATGGAGTTAATAATTACCTCATGTACTCCGATAGGAGCACAGTTTGGAATGATCCAATAATTATTCAGAGCCCCAAATTCCCGTGGGAGTTTACACAAATGGGTAATTGTGGTTCTCCGATATATACGAAGGAGGGCTGGTTAGTGATTTCTCATGGGGTTGGGCCAATGCGGCGCTATTGTATTGGAGCCTCACTCTTTGACCTGGATGATCCCTCCAAAGAAATAGGTAGGTTAAAAGAACCTTTACTTTCACCTAACGAGGATGAAAGGGAGGGATATGTCCCTAATGTGGTATATTCTTGTGGCTCACTGATACATAATAACAACCTTATCTTACCTTATGCAGTATCCGATTATTCTTCTACTTATGGCGTAGTGGACATGGAGGAATTACTGACAGTATTAAAAAGTTAA
- a CDS encoding cupin domain-containing protein, with protein MKNPELEKAKVFIIVEIIEYIPNSVLIKTIIKKTTGNVSAVSFDSGETLSEKTTPFDNFIQVIDGEAEVVIDGKSNLLNTGESIIIPAHTPNIIKANVRVKMISTIIKSGYENLSLD; from the coding sequence ATGAAAAATCCAGAATTGGAAAAGGCTAAAGTCTTCATTATTGTTGAAATAATAGAATATATACCCAATTCAGTGTTGATTAAAACAATTATTAAAAAGACTACCGGTAATGTGAGTGCAGTATCGTTTGACTCTGGTGAGACGTTAAGCGAAAAGACCACTCCATTCGATAATTTTATACAGGTCATTGACGGTGAGGCTGAAGTAGTGATTGATGGAAAATCAAATCTTTTAAATACCGGTGAATCTATCATTATCCCCGCGCATACTCCTAATATTATTAAAGCTAATGTAAGAGTTAAAATGATCTCCACCATAATTAAAAGTGGTTATGAAAATTTAAGTCTGGATTAA
- a CDS encoding OmpA family protein: protein MRKIIKLLTTITVMFISGAYIYGQGMQTSLFNDVDKIMLAATESQADVLSPKAYEEGMEAYKKAKDAYKDDGEISEIKQNITQAGGKFTEAIDNSKVSAVMFANSLSARKDAINAEAGSFSKDSWMEAEETMKDAAEELEKGDADDAKEKASTASELYRKAELESIKANYLTKAKKLLEHADDNKVDKRAPKTFNEAKGLINQAEKELVENRYDTDEARYLAKQAEYKASLAMNIAQQEEILDDRDFEAEDYILMVYEPLNTIGENLNLDLKFDKGIQGPVSEILTKTNKDAFRISSLEAELYNSKMANQNMTEMLAEQQKIQENMEGQLSEDAVQAQKRQQVLQARIDRIADIDSKFDKIQQIFNAEEALVFRQKDNIIIRMVGVNFDIGKAEIKQEDYALLAKLEKAIGTFDNASVVIEGHTDSQGADDNNLELSEQRAAAVLSYLSANINIDKSRFSTTGYGESKPVANNETKLGRTQNRRIDVIIIPTIGDTTLSLGSND, encoded by the coding sequence ATGAGAAAAATAATAAAATTATTAACCACCATAACGGTCATGTTTATTTCTGGCGCCTATATTTATGGCCAAGGAATGCAAACATCGCTTTTTAATGATGTGGACAAGATCATGTTAGCTGCCACGGAATCACAAGCCGATGTATTATCTCCCAAAGCATACGAAGAAGGTATGGAGGCCTATAAAAAGGCTAAGGATGCTTACAAAGACGACGGAGAAATCTCTGAAATTAAACAAAATATAACCCAGGCAGGTGGAAAATTTACAGAGGCCATCGATAATTCTAAAGTAAGCGCGGTTATGTTTGCTAACTCATTATCTGCCAGAAAAGATGCTATTAATGCAGAAGCAGGATCCTTTAGCAAAGACAGCTGGATGGAGGCTGAAGAAACCATGAAAGATGCGGCCGAAGAACTTGAAAAAGGAGATGCTGATGACGCCAAGGAAAAAGCAAGTACAGCCTCTGAATTATATAGAAAAGCGGAGCTTGAATCTATAAAAGCTAATTACCTTACCAAGGCAAAAAAATTATTAGAACACGCTGATGATAATAAAGTAGATAAACGTGCCCCTAAAACTTTTAATGAAGCTAAAGGACTAATTAATCAGGCAGAGAAAGAGCTGGTAGAAAATCGTTACGATACAGATGAAGCAAGATATTTAGCTAAGCAAGCTGAATATAAAGCATCATTAGCCATGAACATTGCCCAGCAAGAGGAGATTTTGGATGACCGGGATTTCGAAGCAGAAGATTATATTCTTATGGTATATGAGCCCTTAAACACAATAGGTGAAAACCTCAATCTCGATTTAAAATTTGACAAAGGTATACAGGGTCCTGTGTCTGAAATATTGACCAAAACAAACAAGGATGCATTCAGAATTTCAAGCCTGGAAGCCGAGCTTTATAACAGCAAAATGGCCAACCAAAATATGACAGAAATGCTAGCTGAACAACAAAAAATACAGGAAAACATGGAAGGTCAGCTTTCTGAAGATGCCGTGCAAGCCCAGAAAAGACAGCAGGTATTACAAGCCAGAATTGATCGTATCGCTGATATAGACAGTAAATTCGACAAGATTCAACAAATATTTAATGCTGAAGAAGCGCTTGTTTTCCGTCAAAAGGATAATATTATCATCAGAATGGTGGGAGTCAATTTTGACATAGGCAAAGCAGAAATAAAACAAGAAGACTATGCTCTGTTGGCTAAGCTTGAAAAGGCCATTGGTACCTTTGATAATGCCAGCGTAGTCATTGAAGGGCATACTGATTCTCAGGGAGCGGATGACAATAACCTTGAGCTCTCTGAACAAAGAGCTGCCGCTGTCCTTAGTTACTTAAGTGCTAATATAAATATTGATAAATCCAGGTTTAGCACCACTGGATATGGAGAGAGTAAACCGGTAGCTAACAATGAAACCAAGCTGGGAAGAACACAAAATCGTAGGATAGACGTCATTATTATACCCACGATTGGAGATACAACTCTAAGTTTAGGAAGCAATGATTAA
- a CDS encoding class I SAM-dependent methyltransferase, with the protein MANQQDLDFTYTIIDKIFRLSIGESGDYSGAKYDGDFTMSLEDAQRKKHKFIADSLNIKDGSKVLDMACGWGPLSKYVTQERGATSIGLTLSVGQAKACQKNGLNVLVKDCRYIQPEDFGTFDAIACVGGLEHFCSIEEWKAGNQEKVYRDFFKTLYNLLPMGGRFYMQTMTFSKHMVGLEDIDINAKKGSAAYLCALMVKEFPGSWLPYGPEMVIRNAEPHFKLISKSSGRLDYIETIGQWRKKFRKFNLKKYWLYLSLLPQYLTNKKFRHQIAIFRVSPNRACFEQEIMDHYRLVFEKI; encoded by the coding sequence ATGGCGAATCAACAAGATTTAGATTTTACTTATACCATTATTGATAAAATATTTCGCTTGAGCATTGGAGAATCTGGCGACTACAGCGGAGCGAAATATGACGGGGACTTTACCATGTCTCTAGAAGATGCGCAAAGAAAAAAACACAAATTCATTGCTGATAGTCTTAATATTAAAGACGGCAGCAAAGTGCTGGATATGGCTTGTGGTTGGGGTCCTTTATCTAAATATGTTACTCAGGAAAGAGGAGCTACAAGTATAGGCTTAACCCTGTCAGTAGGCCAAGCCAAAGCATGCCAAAAAAATGGGTTGAATGTTCTAGTGAAAGATTGTCGCTACATTCAACCAGAAGACTTCGGAACGTTTGATGCCATTGCCTGTGTAGGGGGACTGGAGCATTTCTGCTCTATCGAGGAGTGGAAGGCTGGAAATCAAGAAAAGGTATACAGAGACTTCTTCAAAACGTTATACAATTTATTGCCTATGGGTGGTAGATTTTATATGCAGACTATGACTTTTAGTAAGCATATGGTCGGTTTGGAGGATATAGATATTAATGCCAAAAAAGGATCTGCAGCTTATTTATGTGCTTTAATGGTAAAGGAATTTCCAGGGTCGTGGCTGCCATACGGTCCTGAAATGGTCATTCGAAATGCTGAACCTCATTTTAAATTAATTTCTAAAAGTAGTGGAAGACTGGACTACATTGAGACTATCGGCCAATGGAGAAAGAAGTTCAGAAAGTTTAACCTGAAAAAGTATTGGCTATACTTATCCCTACTTCCCCAATACTTAACCAATAAAAAATTTCGACATCAGATCGCTATATTTCGGGTGAGCCCCAACAGGGCTTGCTTTGAACAGGAGATAATGGATCATTATAGATTAGTATTCGAAAAAATATAG
- a CDS encoding fatty acid desaturase family protein, with the protein MTKNPKFTIDKNSEFSEKLKLRVNDYFKVNNLSKQGKGGMIFKSLCMLTLFFVPLILINTGIITSSLLLFGLYILSGLGMAGIGMGVMHDAIHGSFSKKKKVNQWMGYTMNLIGANATVWKIQHNVLHHTYTNISESDDDINAPIFLRFSPHAKRYWIHRFQYIYIWLFYGLSTISWITAKDFVRTSRYKKMGFFHGKKELKRTMLKIGAWKLLYYSYTLILPLIMVPLAWWIILLAFLSMHFVTGLLISIVFQTAHVMPNNDYPLPNNEGLIANNWSVHQLATTSNYSPRSKFFSWLIGGLNYQIEHHLFPNICHMHYRKLSGIVAATAKEYGIPYHSKKTFLSAIIAHIKMLRILGKMEWKL; encoded by the coding sequence ATGACTAAGAACCCTAAATTCACAATAGATAAAAACTCTGAATTTTCAGAAAAACTGAAGTTAAGAGTTAACGATTATTTCAAAGTAAATAATCTCAGTAAGCAAGGCAAAGGAGGCATGATTTTTAAATCTCTATGTATGCTGACCCTTTTTTTTGTACCCTTAATCCTCATTAATACTGGGATTATTACGAGTTCATTATTACTTTTTGGCTTGTATATTTTGAGTGGCTTAGGAATGGCTGGCATAGGTATGGGGGTTATGCACGATGCTATTCATGGCTCTTTCTCTAAAAAAAAGAAAGTAAATCAATGGATGGGCTATACCATGAATTTAATCGGAGCTAATGCCACCGTTTGGAAGATTCAACATAATGTACTACATCATACCTATACTAACATTAGTGAATCAGATGACGATATTAATGCCCCTATCTTCCTGCGTTTTTCACCGCACGCTAAGAGGTACTGGATACACCGATTCCAATACATCTATATCTGGCTTTTTTACGGCCTATCAACTATCTCATGGATCACTGCCAAGGATTTCGTGAGGACAAGTCGGTATAAGAAAATGGGCTTTTTCCATGGCAAAAAAGAACTGAAACGGACCATGTTAAAGATAGGTGCGTGGAAACTATTATATTATTCTTATACTCTGATTTTACCATTAATTATGGTACCACTTGCCTGGTGGATAATATTACTGGCATTTTTGAGTATGCATTTTGTTACCGGCCTGCTTATAAGCATCGTTTTTCAGACCGCTCATGTGATGCCTAATAATGACTATCCGCTTCCCAATAATGAAGGACTCATTGCCAACAACTGGTCAGTGCACCAATTGGCAACTACTAGCAATTATTCGCCAAGAAGCAAATTCTTTTCATGGCTAATAGGTGGCTTAAACTATCAGATTGAACATCATTTATTTCCAAATATCTGCCATATGCATTATCGCAAATTGTCAGGTATTGTAGCCGCAACAGCTAAAGAATATGGCATCCCCTATCATTCTAAAAAAACTTTTCTATCTGCCATTATTGCTCACATCAAAATGCTAAGAATACTAGGGAAAATGGAATGGAAACTTTAG
- a CDS encoding bestrophin family protein, giving the protein MILKKNIPISYIISELKTPLISVTLIAIASVILPLIFGSFFSEIPINIATTLGVAISILLSYMINQSYERWWEARKIWGEIVNDSRTLVLQLQMYLHSENRAIHTMSLRQISWCYCLGRHLRKTESMNTLKQALSESDFEHIKNHLNIPLSILSLQSASLKRLLQSEELDKFSQIRIEETLARLTASMGKCERIKNTVFPSIYRYGLHATIYLFVVFLSLSVAFELQHFILQFFILLIVSAVFFFLEKAAFRMQDPFENIATDTPMTAIAETIESNIMELLNKEVISAVNQENNKFYVL; this is encoded by the coding sequence ATGATCCTAAAGAAAAATATTCCTATATCTTACATCATCAGTGAACTTAAAACCCCTTTGATCTCAGTTACCCTAATTGCTATCGCCTCAGTTATTCTTCCTCTTATTTTTGGTTCATTTTTTTCTGAAATACCCATCAATATTGCTACTACACTAGGCGTGGCTATATCGATACTTCTCTCCTACATGATTAATCAGTCATATGAAAGGTGGTGGGAGGCGCGAAAAATATGGGGGGAAATTGTGAATGATAGCAGAACATTAGTTTTACAACTACAGATGTATTTGCATTCTGAAAATAGAGCGATACACACAATGAGTCTGAGACAAATAAGTTGGTGCTATTGCTTGGGAAGACATCTAAGAAAAACCGAATCCATGAATACACTAAAACAAGCGCTATCAGAATCTGATTTTGAACATATCAAAAACCATTTGAATATACCGTTAAGCATTTTATCTCTGCAAAGTGCAAGTCTTAAAAGGCTATTACAATCTGAAGAGCTTGATAAATTCTCCCAAATTAGAATTGAAGAGACATTAGCCAGACTGACAGCATCTATGGGAAAATGTGAAAGAATAAAAAACACTGTATTTCCATCTATTTATAGATATGGTCTTCATGCAACCATTTATTTGTTTGTGGTTTTTTTATCATTATCAGTGGCCTTTGAACTACAGCATTTTATACTTCAGTTTTTCATCTTGTTGATTGTTTCCGCAGTATTTTTCTTTTTAGAGAAAGCGGCATTTAGAATGCAGGATCCCTTTGAAAATATTGCTACAGATACACCTATGACCGCCATAGCAGAAACCATTGAAAGTAATATCATGGAATTGCTTAATAAAGAAGTAATTTCAGCTGTTAATCAGGAAAATAACAAATTTTATGTTTTATAA
- a CDS encoding isoaspartyl peptidase/L-asparaginase family protein: MTNIALALHGGAGTILKKSITPEQEHSYLEAMQGALDIGYKILEKGKSSLDAVEAVVTFLEDCPLFNAGKGAVFTAAGTHEMDASIMEGKNLQAGAVSAISGIKNPIKLARLVMEKSGHVFLSGKGAEEFAREMGCNFEDASYFYDEFRYKQWQRLKNTDQFQLDHSSNIDEKFGTVGAVALDQYGNLAAATSTGGMTNKRFGRIGDSPMIGAGNYANNLTCAVSCTGSGEFFIRGVVAYDVSCLMEYKNLSLAAACKEVIQHRLPKIGGDGGLVAVDSQGNTSLSFNTEGMYRGHRNSQGKNQVYIYA; encoded by the coding sequence ATGACCAATATAGCATTGGCTCTTCATGGTGGAGCAGGAACTATTCTAAAAAAATCCATAACCCCAGAGCAAGAACATTCTTACTTGGAGGCGATGCAAGGTGCGTTAGATATAGGTTATAAAATACTGGAAAAAGGCAAATCTTCTCTGGATGCAGTGGAAGCAGTAGTTACCTTTCTTGAAGACTGCCCACTTTTTAATGCCGGGAAAGGTGCTGTATTTACCGCTGCAGGCACTCATGAAATGGATGCTTCTATTATGGAAGGAAAGAACCTTCAGGCCGGTGCTGTATCGGCTATCTCGGGGATAAAAAACCCTATAAAGCTAGCAAGGTTAGTCATGGAAAAATCAGGACATGTATTTTTGTCAGGTAAGGGTGCTGAAGAATTTGCTCGTGAAATGGGCTGCAATTTTGAAGACGCCTCTTATTTTTATGATGAATTTCGCTATAAACAGTGGCAGAGATTAAAAAATACCGACCAGTTTCAATTGGACCATTCGTCTAATATAGATGAAAAATTCGGCACCGTAGGGGCTGTAGCCTTAGATCAATATGGCAACCTGGCTGCAGCCACCTCTACCGGTGGCATGACTAATAAGAGATTTGGTCGCATTGGTGATAGTCCAATGATTGGTGCTGGCAACTACGCGAACAATCTCACCTGCGCTGTGTCATGCACCGGTAGTGGAGAGTTCTTTATTCGTGGTGTTGTGGCCTATGATGTAAGCTGCCTGATGGAGTATAAAAACTTAAGCCTAGCTGCGGCCTGCAAGGAAGTCATTCAACATCGTTTACCTAAAATTGGTGGCGATGGCGGCTTAGTCGCAGTTGATTCTCAAGGAAACACTTCTTTATCTTTTAATACCGAAGGCATGTATCGAGGACATAGAAATTCTCAAGGTAAGAACCAAGTATATATATATGCTTGA